From a region of the Drosophila gunungcola strain Sukarami chromosome 2R unlocalized genomic scaffold, Dgunungcola_SK_2 000030F, whole genome shotgun sequence genome:
- the LOC128256912 gene encoding gram-negative bacteria-binding protein 3 has translation MSGYQVPKARIARPEKIGFEVSIPNEKGISLFAFHGRLNTPIVDLQDQTWAADIIRTDQNGRWTYTNRDAELKRGDVLYYWTTVRYNGVDYHRMRQSANL, from the coding sequence ATGTCGGGCTATCAAGTGCCGAAGGCCCGGATCGCACGGCCTGAGAAAATTGGTTTTGAAGTATCTATACCCAATGAAAAGGGAATTTCACTATTCGCATTTCACGGCAGACTCAACACTCCCATTGTCGATCTGCAGGATCAAACTTGGGCAGCGGATATAATTCGGACGGACCAAAACGGGCGCTGGACGTACACTAACCGAGATGCAGAGCTAAAAAGAGGAGACGTACTTTACTATTGGACTACAGTGCGTTATAATGGAGTTGACTATCATCGAATGAGACAGAGTGCGAATTTATGA